One window from the genome of [Clostridium] celerecrescens 18A encodes:
- a CDS encoding ABC transporter permease, whose translation MVKKGWKFDFWFWVKVVVVGFMLLFLIYPFCTLITRSFFSGKVEGFTLENYIRFFTKKYYYSSLVRSLFVSIVTTASTLAVGVPMAYLMSRYNVFGKRFIHIFIIMSLMSPPFIGAYSWIMLFGRAGFVTRFFESIGIFLPSIYGKLGIILVFTFKLFPYVYLYTSGAMGSIDSSLEEAAENLGSNKLRRLLTITIPVILPSIAAGAIMVFMTSLADFGTPMLIGEGYMVLPVLVYNEYMSEIGGNAHLASALSVIVVLCSTTVLLLQKYFVTRKNYVMTAMRPPKEEQLHGFKRFLVTLPVVLVTFIGILPQIVVVVSSFIKSDFTGFKKGFSIESYVTIFNRLWTNIRNTFVFSATAIVFIIILGMLISYIVVRQKGIAGQLMDLLIMFPFVIPGAVLGISLIVAFNKQPMILTGTAAIMIIAFVVRKLPYTVRSGSAFLQQMDPSVEEASISLGVSPMKTFAKVTARLMAPGILSGAILSWITCINELSSSVMLYGGKTSTISVAIYTEVVRNSYGTAAALASILTVSTVISLLIFLKVSKGKVSVV comes from the coding sequence ATGGTAAAGAAAGGATGGAAGTTTGACTTCTGGTTTTGGGTAAAAGTAGTGGTGGTAGGCTTCATGCTGCTGTTCCTGATTTACCCTTTCTGTACCCTGATTACGCGAAGCTTCTTCTCCGGCAAGGTGGAAGGCTTTACCCTTGAGAACTACATCCGGTTTTTCACGAAAAAGTATTATTATTCCTCTCTTGTGCGAAGTCTGTTCGTCTCCATTGTCACCACGGCTTCGACTTTGGCCGTAGGGGTGCCCATGGCCTATCTGATGTCCAGATATAACGTTTTTGGAAAGCGTTTTATCCATATTTTCATTATTATGAGTCTTATGAGCCCGCCGTTTATCGGCGCTTACAGCTGGATCATGCTGTTCGGGCGTGCTGGCTTTGTGACTCGGTTTTTTGAAAGTATCGGGATCTTTCTTCCAAGTATCTATGGTAAATTGGGCATTATTCTTGTTTTTACCTTCAAGTTGTTTCCCTATGTGTACTTATATACATCAGGGGCAATGGGAAGCATTGACTCAAGTCTTGAGGAGGCGGCGGAAAATCTGGGAAGCAACAAGCTTCGCCGGCTTTTGACCATCACCATACCGGTCATTCTGCCATCCATTGCAGCGGGAGCCATTATGGTATTCATGACCAGCCTTGCGGACTTCGGCACGCCAATGCTCATCGGCGAAGGCTATATGGTACTTCCCGTCTTAGTATACAACGAATATATGAGTGAGATCGGCGGAAATGCTCATTTAGCCAGTGCCCTGTCTGTGATTGTAGTGCTCTGCTCGACTACGGTGCTCTTGCTGCAGAAATATTTTGTGACCAGAAAAAATTATGTCATGACAGCAATGAGACCTCCTAAGGAAGAGCAGCTTCACGGTTTCAAGCGCTTCCTGGTAACATTGCCGGTTGTGCTGGTAACATTTATCGGCATCCTTCCCCAAATCGTAGTGGTGGTCAGCAGCTTTATAAAAAGCGATTTTACAGGTTTCAAAAAAGGTTTCAGTATCGAAAGCTATGTGACGATTTTTAACAGACTGTGGACCAATATCCGGAATACGTTCGTGTTCTCCGCCACAGCTATTGTATTCATTATCATACTGGGAATGCTGATATCCTACATCGTAGTGCGTCAGAAAGGGATAGCAGGACAGTTGATGGATCTTCTCATTATGTTCCCCTTTGTCATTCCGGGCGCGGTTCTGGGCATCAGCCTGATCGTGGCCTTTAATAAGCAGCCCATGATCCTTACGGGTACTGCTGCTATTATGATAATCGCCTTTGTAGTCAGGAAGCTGCCTTATACGGTACGGTCTGGCAGTGCGTTCCTGCAGCAGATGGACCCCAGTGTGGAAGAGGCCTCCATCAGCCTGGGCGTATCACCCATGAAAACCTTTGCAAAGGTGACCGCAAGGCTTATGGCACCGGGAATCCTGTCAGGAGCTATCTTAAGCTGGATTACCTGCATCAATGAGCTGTCCTCCAGCGTTATGCTTTACGGCGGCAAGACAAGTACCATATCCGTAGCCATTTATACGGAAGTTGTCCGAAACAGCTATGGTACGGCGGCTGCACTGGCTTCCATATTAACTGTCAGTACGGTTATATCCCTGCTCATTTTCCTGAAGGTAAGCAAGGGAAAGGTTTCGGTTGTATAG
- a CDS encoding ABC transporter ATP-binding protein — MSHAVIIKQAVKKYGDFTALNGVDLEMKPGEFFTLLGPSGCGKTTLLRMIAGFNSVDGGEICFDDRVINNLDAHKRDIGMVFQNYAIFPHLTVAENVAYGLKAKKYPKDQISGKVEEALDLVQIKNLKDRKPNELSGGQQQRVALARAFVIEPGVLLMDEPLSNLDAKLRVQMRTVIKKLQRRLGITTIYVTHDQEEALAISDRIAVMKEGNIMQVGSPEEIYKKPANTFVAGFIGVSNFIDCEVDGSDPEKAVLNIKGECSLTCRLNSAYKGSGIISARPEQLFFDEEEGLPGKIVISTFLGDFIEYEIQLNNGQTIQLNEYTKDAGDLRPDGQEVRVNFDISAVGVYDAKTQEVISW, encoded by the coding sequence ATGAGCCATGCAGTAATTATTAAACAGGCCGTGAAAAAATACGGTGATTTTACAGCACTAAATGGGGTGGATCTGGAGATGAAGCCGGGGGAATTTTTCACGTTACTTGGTCCCTCCGGATGCGGTAAGACAACTTTGCTTCGTATGATTGCAGGATTCAATTCTGTGGATGGCGGGGAGATTTGCTTTGATGACAGGGTAATCAACAACTTGGATGCCCACAAGAGGGATATCGGCATGGTGTTTCAGAACTACGCCATCTTTCCCCATCTGACCGTGGCGGAGAATGTGGCTTACGGTCTGAAAGCAAAAAAATATCCCAAAGATCAGATTTCTGGCAAAGTAGAGGAAGCCCTCGACCTGGTGCAGATCAAAAATCTAAAGGACAGGAAACCAAATGAGCTTTCCGGTGGACAGCAGCAGCGGGTGGCTCTGGCAAGGGCATTTGTCATTGAGCCGGGGGTACTTCTTATGGATGAACCCTTATCCAACTTGGACGCAAAGCTCAGAGTACAGATGAGAACGGTTATTAAAAAGCTGCAGAGACGGCTTGGGATCACCACCATTTACGTTACTCACGATCAGGAGGAAGCTCTGGCTATTTCTGACCGGATCGCAGTAATGAAAGAAGGTAATATTATGCAGGTAGGATCACCGGAAGAGATTTATAAGAAGCCGGCGAATACCTTTGTAGCCGGATTCATCGGAGTTTCAAATTTTATTGACTGTGAAGTGGATGGAAGCGATCCGGAGAAAGCCGTATTAAATATTAAGGGGGAATGCAGCTTAACCTGCAGGCTGAATTCCGCCTACAAAGGAAGCGGGATCATTTCCGCAAGGCCGGAGCAGTTATTTTTTGATGAAGAGGAAGGACTTCCTGGCAAGATCGTCATTTCCACCTTCCTGGGAGATTTTATTGAGTATGAAATCCAGCTGAACAACGGGCAGACCATACAATTGAATGAATACACAAAGGATGCCGGCGACTTGCGGCCGGACGGTCAGGAAGTGAGGGTGAACTTTGATATCAGTGCGGTAGGTGTATACGATGCTAAAACCCAGGAGGTGATATCATGGTAA
- a CDS encoding VOC family protein, translated as MKTSHIVYKVDDLHQAVKEYKEKGFVVEYGTKKNPYNAIIYFSEGPYLELLASTGMPKIIKRIVCLFGKSRLADRLNYSDNDLF; from the coding sequence GTGAAAACCAGCCATATTGTATATAAGGTAGATGACTTGCACCAGGCAGTAAAAGAGTATAAGGAAAAGGGATTCGTAGTTGAATATGGGACAAAGAAAAACCCATATAATGCGATTATTTATTTCTCCGAAGGTCCTTATCTGGAACTGCTTGCTTCAACAGGAATGCCGAAAATCATAAAGAGGATTGTGTGTTTGTTTGGTAAGAGCAGATTGGCAGACCGCCTGAATTATTCGGATAATGACTTATTTTAA
- a CDS encoding histidine kinase produces MKWYAQFSFKTRIFLGCLLVALVPLTFSSVVVTRLFTASINRQLAVEGNRQLEEVSAKLTQLFENCEKACETFTADGTAARVMIDKDAIEMQKDLYLSLYQAVQEIYSSAQFSIYDSGGKLRFTTDTASKNSSLPIRWGLLKKAQEVRGITYYRTDPYLPGTDKNILMQGAYSLENSHGARTGYVVLDFSRENFDNLLNGFYSSGDTFLVLDSHQRPMYCSSPEYGEKEINDIIFHGVSGHEGDKGRGVYTRYLWTREPSQGIYVILRRSAPISAEAIRTMGTVSILLSALGLVLCLMISGALSRGIAQPVSQLDKAMAKVKKGDLSIRIHTSRQDELGRLTESFNQMTGDLQKYLEDTVQKQKDLNKTTIKLYQTQLNPHFLYNTLDTIKWNARINQIPEIAILAENLAVILRRSISSRPFITLREELETIESYIQIQKIRFTGRFLYETEIPDQLEDCMVPRMFLQPLVENAIIHGLDGCENGYICIFADQKDGVLSISITDDGCGMDKEMVDWINSDNPIKRDGHLGLFNVIRILKIYYGQEYGIRAEVTKEGTTIALRLPVQREVTDV; encoded by the coding sequence ATGAAGTGGTACGCTCAGTTTTCTTTTAAGACACGGATATTTTTGGGGTGTCTGTTGGTAGCTCTGGTGCCTCTTACCTTTTCAAGCGTGGTAGTTACCAGGCTTTTTACAGCTTCCATTAACCGGCAGTTGGCGGTGGAGGGAAACCGGCAGCTGGAGGAGGTAAGCGCAAAACTGACCCAGCTATTTGAAAACTGTGAGAAGGCCTGTGAGACTTTTACAGCGGACGGTACAGCAGCCAGGGTGATGATCGATAAGGATGCCATTGAGATGCAAAAGGATTTATATCTGTCCTTATATCAGGCGGTTCAGGAGATATACAGCAGCGCTCAGTTCAGCATTTATGATTCCGGCGGAAAGCTTCGTTTTACAACGGATACTGCATCAAAAAACAGTTCTCTCCCCATCCGCTGGGGGTTATTAAAGAAGGCCCAGGAGGTGAGAGGGATCACCTATTACAGGACGGATCCCTATCTTCCGGGAACGGATAAAAATATCCTGATGCAGGGAGCCTATTCCCTGGAAAATTCCCATGGAGCAAGAACCGGATATGTGGTCCTGGATTTTTCCCGTGAAAACTTTGACAATCTGTTAAATGGCTTCTATTCTTCCGGAGATACATTTTTGGTGCTGGATTCCCATCAGAGGCCCATGTACTGTTCCAGCCCGGAGTATGGGGAAAAGGAGATCAATGACATCATCTTTCATGGAGTATCAGGACATGAGGGAGATAAGGGAAGAGGAGTGTATACCAGGTATTTATGGACCAGGGAACCTTCCCAGGGAATCTATGTCATCTTAAGACGTTCCGCACCAATCAGTGCAGAGGCCATCCGCACCATGGGAACGGTAAGCATACTTTTATCGGCTCTGGGCCTGGTTCTCTGCCTGATGATTTCCGGTGCTCTGTCAAGAGGCATTGCCCAGCCGGTAAGCCAGCTGGATAAGGCTATGGCAAAGGTGAAAAAAGGGGATTTATCCATCCGCATTCATACAAGCCGGCAGGATGAGCTGGGAAGGCTGACGGAAAGCTTTAACCAGATGACAGGCGACTTACAGAAATACTTAGAGGACACGGTTCAAAAGCAGAAGGATTTAAATAAGACCACCATTAAATTGTATCAAACCCAGCTAAACCCTCATTTTCTTTATAATACCCTGGATACGATTAAGTGGAATGCCAGGATCAACCAGATCCCGGAAATAGCCATATTGGCAGAGAATCTGGCGGTGATCCTGCGAAGAAGTATTTCCAGCCGCCCTTTCATCACCTTGAGGGAGGAATTAGAAACCATTGAAAGCTACATTCAGATCCAAAAAATCCGTTTTACAGGACGTTTTCTCTATGAAACCGAGATACCGGACCAATTGGAGGACTGCATGGTGCCCAGGATGTTTTTACAGCCCTTGGTGGAGAATGCCATCATTCATGGGCTTGATGGGTGCGAGAACGGATACATCTGTATTTTTGCTGATCAGAAAGATGGAGTATTAAGCATATCCATTACGGATGACGGGTGCGGGATGGATAAGGAAATGGTGGACTGGATCAACAGTGACAATCCCATCAAAAGAGATGGACACTTAGGGCTTTTTAATGTGATCCGTATACTGAAAATTTATTACGGACAGGAATATGGGATCAGGGCGGAAGTGACAAAGGAGGGAACCACCATTGCGTTAAGGCTGCCGGTCCAGAGGGAGGTGACGGATGTATAA
- a CDS encoding ABC transporter substrate-binding protein, translating to MKKRLLTASLAALAALSLSACSGGGKPVETTAAPQTAETTASAETKAEESKDGADAAKAPEDYKGTVVVYSPHDADPLNAGVNLFMEKYPNVKVEVVAAGTGELCNRIAAESANPIADVLWGGGADSLAAFKDHFAPYVCANDEFIGDAYKDAEDMWIGESPLPMVIFYNKNLIEKDGLTIPETWEDLTKPEWKGKIAYCLPSKSGSAYTQLCTMILGHGGKEDGWDFIKKLYDNLDGKIVDSSGKCHKMVADGEFYVGLTLEKSAVQYKDDPSVGFVYPKDGTSAVPDGVALVKGAPNEENAKLFIDFVTSKECQTEQSKNWGRRPVRSDMEVGEGMAKLQDIVLVDYDFDWAANEKEAIIEKFNDIMVD from the coding sequence ATGAAAAAAAGATTATTAACAGCTTCACTGGCAGCACTGGCAGCATTAAGCTTATCTGCCTGCAGCGGCGGCGGAAAGCCTGTAGAAACAACTGCAGCCCCCCAGACGGCGGAGACGACGGCATCTGCCGAAACAAAGGCAGAGGAGTCCAAGGACGGAGCAGACGCTGCGAAGGCACCGGAGGATTACAAAGGAACTGTTGTCGTATATTCTCCCCATGATGCGGACCCACTCAATGCAGGCGTGAACTTATTCATGGAAAAGTATCCAAACGTTAAGGTGGAAGTTGTTGCAGCCGGTACAGGAGAACTGTGCAACCGTATTGCAGCAGAGTCCGCTAACCCCATTGCAGACGTATTGTGGGGCGGAGGCGCAGACTCACTGGCAGCGTTTAAGGATCATTTCGCTCCCTATGTATGTGCCAATGACGAGTTCATCGGCGATGCTTATAAGGACGCCGAGGACATGTGGATCGGTGAAAGCCCTCTGCCTATGGTCATTTTTTATAACAAGAACTTAATCGAGAAGGATGGCCTTACCATTCCCGAGACATGGGAAGATTTAACTAAGCCTGAATGGAAAGGCAAGATCGCATACTGCCTGCCATCTAAGTCCGGCTCCGCGTACACGCAGCTGTGTACCATGATCCTGGGCCATGGCGGCAAGGAAGACGGCTGGGATTTCATTAAGAAATTATATGACAATCTGGATGGAAAGATTGTTGACTCTTCCGGCAAGTGCCACAAGATGGTTGCAGACGGCGAGTTTTACGTAGGCCTGACCCTGGAGAAATCCGCAGTTCAGTATAAAGATGATCCGTCCGTTGGATTCGTATATCCCAAAGACGGAACCAGTGCGGTACCAGATGGTGTAGCTCTTGTAAAGGGAGCTCCCAATGAGGAGAATGCAAAGCTGTTTATCGATTTCGTTACATCAAAAGAGTGCCAGACAGAGCAGAGCAAGAACTGGGGACGACGTCCGGTAAGAAGCGACATGGAAGTAGGCGAAGGTATGGCTAAATTACAGGATATTGTGCTGGTGGATTATGATTTTGACTGGGCAGCAAATGAGAAGGAAGCCATTATTGAGAAATTCAATGATATTATGGTCGACTAA
- a CDS encoding response regulator transcription factor gives MYKVIVVEDETMVRRGIILTINWAALDCVIAGEAANGEEGASLAKRLSPDIIVTDVKMPRMDGVEMITKLREEGCRAKFIILTAYGDFKYAQSALRLEVSDYLLKPLKDGDLEQAILHIRSQIEQGKEKEAGEVSAPVLLFNADKKSKNKYVAEAIRYIRMHYQENITISTVAEYLEISEGYLSRVLKKETDYTFTSYLTFYRMQVAMSLLKDCRVKVYEVADQVGYSDTAYFSAQFKKLLGVSPSEYQERCGK, from the coding sequence ATGTATAAAGTCATAGTTGTGGAAGATGAGACGATGGTCCGCCGGGGAATCATTTTGACCATTAACTGGGCGGCTCTGGACTGTGTGATAGCGGGCGAGGCCGCTAATGGGGAGGAAGGGGCCAGTCTGGCAAAACGGCTTTCCCCGGATATTATCGTGACAGATGTGAAGATGCCCCGTATGGACGGGGTGGAGATGATCACCAAACTTCGGGAAGAAGGGTGCAGAGCGAAGTTCATTATTCTGACTGCTTACGGGGATTTTAAGTACGCCCAAAGCGCGTTGCGGTTAGAGGTCAGTGATTATCTCTTAAAGCCCTTAAAGGATGGAGATTTAGAACAGGCCATCCTGCATATCCGGAGCCAAATCGAGCAGGGGAAAGAAAAAGAGGCAGGAGAGGTTTCGGCACCGGTGCTTCTTTTTAATGCGGACAAGAAATCCAAGAACAAATATGTGGCTGAGGCCATCCGGTACATCCGGATGCATTATCAGGAGAACATCACCATTAGTACGGTGGCGGAATATCTGGAAATCAGCGAAGGATATTTGAGCCGGGTGTTAAAAAAGGAAACGGATTATACCTTTACCAGCTATCTAACGTTTTACCGGATGCAGGTAGCCATGTCCCTGCTAAAGGATTGCCGGGTCAAGGTTTATGAGGTGGCGGACCAGGTGGGTTATTCGGACACCGCTTATTTCAGTGCACAGTTTAAGAAGCTTTTGGGAGTATCCCCTTCGGAATATCAGGAAAGATGCGGCAAATGA
- a CDS encoding phosphoglucomutase/phosphomannomutase family protein, which yields MVAFGTGGWRAIIGEDFTKENIQKLALAVSLKMKAENVEGEGIVIGYDRRFLSKEAVIWACEIFGNQGIKVYFVNRSSPTPLIMFYVMKHRLSYGMMVTASHNPAIYNGVKVFTYGGRDADEVQTQDIEKYLLEAERIYEPNHEAAGQMPPSSYLELVKKGVVEEINPLNEYLDNIISVIDMDAIRSRDFRVAIDPMYGVSLTALSTILSVARCTIETINDQHDTLFGGKMPAPTEQTLRNLQNYVLDRYCDIGIATDGDADRLGVIDDQGRYLHANNILVMLYYYLLKYKGWRGPVVRSLSTTHVLDRVAESFGQKCYEVPVGFKFVSAKMQETDAIIGGESSGGLTVKGHIHGKDGIYAASLLVEMMAVSGKKLSEIAGDIRREYGAIHMAERDYRFTNEEKERINQILMIDRKLPELPFDIGKISYIDGCKVYFKNGGWVIARFSGTEPLLRIFCEMGAEADSVSVCSLFEEYLGLQEG from the coding sequence ATGGTAGCGTTTGGTACTGGTGGCTGGAGAGCCATTATCGGAGAAGATTTTACAAAGGAGAATATCCAGAAGCTGGCGCTTGCCGTCAGTCTTAAGATGAAAGCGGAAAACGTAGAGGGGGAAGGGATTGTCATAGGATATGACAGGCGTTTCCTGTCCAAAGAGGCGGTTATCTGGGCCTGTGAGATATTTGGGAATCAGGGAATCAAGGTGTATTTCGTAAACCGCAGTTCCCCCACACCCCTCATCATGTTTTATGTAATGAAGCACCGGTTGAGCTATGGCATGATGGTAACGGCCAGCCATAATCCGGCCATTTATAACGGGGTCAAGGTGTTTACTTATGGCGGGCGTGATGCGGATGAAGTCCAGACCCAGGATATTGAAAAATATCTTTTAGAAGCGGAGAGGATCTATGAACCAAACCATGAGGCGGCGGGACAGATGCCTCCATCCTCTTACCTTGAGCTTGTAAAAAAAGGAGTGGTAGAGGAAATCAATCCTCTAAATGAGTATCTGGATAATATCATATCCGTCATTGATATGGATGCCATACGGTCCCGGGATTTCCGGGTCGCCATTGACCCCATGTACGGAGTTAGCCTTACCGCCTTAAGCACCATCCTTTCTGTTGCAAGGTGTACCATTGAAACCATTAATGACCAGCATGATACTTTGTTTGGCGGAAAGATGCCTGCGCCAACAGAGCAGACCTTGCGAAACTTACAGAATTATGTGCTGGACCGGTACTGCGATATCGGAATCGCTACGGATGGAGATGCGGACAGACTGGGGGTTATTGACGATCAGGGCCGTTATCTCCACGCCAACAACATTCTGGTGATGCTGTATTATTATCTTTTGAAATACAAGGGCTGGCGGGGGCCTGTAGTTCGAAGCCTTTCCACCACCCATGTTCTGGACCGGGTGGCGGAGAGCTTTGGGCAGAAATGTTATGAGGTTCCCGTAGGGTTTAAGTTTGTATCCGCGAAAATGCAGGAGACGGATGCCATCATCGGCGGAGAGTCCTCCGGCGGCCTGACGGTTAAGGGACATATCCATGGCAAGGATGGGATCTATGCCGCCTCGCTACTGGTAGAAATGATGGCCGTATCAGGGAAAAAACTGTCTGAGATTGCAGGAGATATCCGCAGAGAGTATGGGGCGATCCATATGGCAGAGCGGGATTACCGCTTTACCAATGAGGAAAAGGAGAGAATCAACCAGATTCTCATGATTGACCGGAAACTGCCTGAGTTGCCTTTCGATATTGGCAAGATCTCATATATCGACGGTTGTAAGGTTTACTTTAAAAACGGCGGCTGGGTGATTGCAAGATTCTCCGGCACAGAGCCGTTGCTGCGGATCTTCTGCGAAATGGGAGCAGAGGCGGATTCTGTGAGCGTGTGCAGTTTGTTTGAGGAATATCTGGGACTGCAGGAAGGATAG
- a CDS encoding extracellular solute-binding protein, with amino-acid sequence MRLFDSTRKRWPAVCTLSLICCILLSSCQPETGEQPMNSQADLVVYSVQEKGICEPIVKEFEERTGLNVKVENGSLEELLRKLEDGIGPYGDEGEVWDVVFGVGIETLEEKKEYWQAYESPEVPAIVGAFRCEDHKWTSFSACPLVIMYNTNVVTYREVPAGWASLLEPRWKGRVAFVDPGMSDIYSSALATAVYTYRGEGDYMKQLADNLEYGSLSSLSEVNSGILDGRYSLGVTIEGAAQALRLRGADVDYIYPKEGTTVLPDGTAIVDGCPHPEAARRFLDFTVSKDTQRILVSDLNRRSVRMDVPPLPGLFPVSRLSIIDMDLKGLSGEKKEILKQWNKVLNVYKRRTGG; translated from the coding sequence ATGAGACTTTTTGACAGCACCAGGAAGAGATGGCCGGCGGTCTGCACGCTGTCTCTTATTTGCTGCATCCTGCTGTCTTCCTGCCAGCCGGAAACGGGAGAACAGCCCATGAACTCCCAGGCGGATCTGGTGGTTTACTCGGTTCAGGAAAAAGGGATATGTGAGCCTATTGTCAAGGAGTTTGAAGAACGTACAGGCCTTAATGTAAAGGTAGAAAACGGATCTTTGGAGGAGTTGTTAAGAAAATTAGAGGATGGCATCGGCCCATATGGAGATGAGGGGGAAGTATGGGATGTGGTATTTGGGGTAGGAATTGAGACCCTGGAAGAAAAAAAGGAATACTGGCAGGCTTATGAAAGCCCGGAAGTTCCAGCCATAGTCGGGGCGTTCCGGTGTGAAGATCATAAGTGGACCAGCTTTTCCGCCTGCCCCTTAGTTATCATGTACAACACCAATGTGGTGACATACCGGGAGGTGCCTGCGGGCTGGGCCAGCCTGTTGGAGCCAAGATGGAAAGGCAGGGTTGCTTTTGTAGATCCCGGTATGTCGGATATCTATTCCTCAGCACTGGCAACGGCTGTCTATACATACCGGGGAGAAGGAGATTATATGAAGCAGCTGGCAGATAACCTGGAATACGGGAGTCTTTCCAGCTTATCGGAGGTGAATTCCGGGATTTTGGATGGCAGATATTCCCTGGGGGTCACCATAGAAGGGGCGGCCCAGGCGCTGCGCTTAAGAGGCGCAGATGTGGACTACATTTACCCGAAAGAAGGGACCACGGTGCTGCCGGATGGTACAGCCATTGTAGACGGCTGTCCCCACCCTGAGGCGGCCAGGCGTTTTTTGGATTTCACGGTCAGTAAGGATACTCAGAGGATTCTTGTTTCGGATTTAAACCGGCGCTCCGTGCGGATGGATGTACCTCCTCTTCCAGGACTTTTCCCTGTTAGCAGGCTTTCTATCATAGATATGGATTTAAAAGGTTTGTCCGGGGAAAAAAAAGAAATCCTGAAGCAATGGAATAAGGTTCTGAATGTTTACAAAAGGAGGACTGGAGGATGA
- a CDS encoding ABC transporter ATP-binding protein, translated as MFNWKESLMLTDKGYRDLKKAVAACTITNLSLMLPFTVTIQVFAELLKPMMAQEISWTRMWFLFGFGVVSAVLVFLASKNDYKKTYVTSYLEAENSRISVAERIRKLPMNFFNSKDLSELTTNIMADCSTTEHVLSHIIPQLSANAISISIICVMMALFDWRMALSVFITVPVALLVILSSKKIQARLSEKQVEAKLKASDQVQEYLEGIKVIKACGLDGSKFSALDDALRLMKKMAINMEFVTGTFVTGAQMILQAGVGLTVFVGTYLLTGGSIQLIPMLMFFVIVVRIYGPVLVEFTLLPELFYHRIATKRMRTLMDVPVMDGEGVKPLTHWNIEFENVSFGYNVENYREDRVIKNLSVSIPSDAITALVGPSGCGKSTISRLIARFWDVNEGSVKIGGIDVKTLDPEHLMSYMSFVFQDVVLFNDTVYNNIRIGNMEATEEQVMEAAKAACCDGFISALPQGYETMLGENGCTLSGGERQRISIARALLKNAPIVLLDEATASLDPENEALIQQAISRLIEGKTVIVIAHRLRTISGADKIIVLKEGRLAEEGTHEELMNNKGLYERLYRIQQESLGWSV; from the coding sequence ATGTTTAATTGGAAGGAATCACTGATGCTTACGGATAAAGGCTACAGGGATTTAAAGAAGGCCGTTGCCGCCTGTACAATCACGAATCTGTCACTCATGCTTCCCTTTACAGTGACCATTCAGGTTTTCGCCGAGCTTTTAAAGCCAATGATGGCCCAGGAGATTTCCTGGACGAGGATGTGGTTTTTATTCGGCTTCGGCGTTGTTTCTGCAGTGCTTGTATTTCTTGCCAGTAAAAATGACTATAAAAAAACCTATGTCACTTCTTATCTGGAAGCAGAAAATTCCAGGATCAGTGTTGCGGAACGGATCCGGAAGCTGCCTATGAACTTCTTTAACTCAAAGGACCTTTCCGAGCTGACCACAAACATTATGGCTGACTGTTCCACTACGGAACATGTGTTGAGCCACATCATCCCTCAGCTGAGTGCCAATGCCATTTCTATTTCTATTATCTGCGTGATGATGGCTCTTTTTGACTGGAGAATGGCACTCTCCGTGTTCATAACTGTGCCTGTTGCGCTGCTTGTCATCTTAAGCAGTAAAAAGATTCAGGCAAGATTAAGTGAGAAGCAGGTGGAAGCAAAACTGAAAGCTTCCGATCAGGTGCAGGAGTATTTAGAGGGGATTAAGGTTATAAAAGCCTGTGGCTTAGACGGCTCGAAGTTTTCGGCATTAGATGATGCCCTGCGCCTGATGAAGAAAATGGCAATCAATATGGAATTTGTCACCGGAACTTTTGTCACCGGAGCTCAGATGATTTTACAGGCAGGTGTAGGGCTGACCGTTTTTGTCGGAACCTATCTGCTGACAGGGGGCAGTATCCAGCTCATCCCCATGCTCATGTTCTTTGTTATTGTCGTTAGGATTTACGGCCCGGTCCTTGTGGAATTTACCCTTTTGCCGGAATTGTTTTATCATCGGATTGCCACAAAACGGATGCGCACCCTTATGGATGTTCCGGTCATGGATGGTGAGGGTGTTAAGCCGCTGACACACTGGAATATTGAGTTTGAGAATGTTTCCTTTGGTTATAATGTGGAAAATTACCGGGAAGACAGGGTGATCAAAAACCTGTCCGTATCCATTCCTTCTGACGCCATAACGGCTCTGGTGGGCCCTTCCGGCTGCGGGAAAAGCACCATCTCAAGGTTGATTGCCCGGTTCTGGGATGTAAATGAGGGAAGTGTAAAGATCGGCGGAATTGATGTGAAAACCCTGGATCCGGAACATCTGATGAGCTATATGTCCTTTGTATTCCAGGATGTGGTGCTGTTTAACGATACAGTCTACAATAATATCCGCATCGGAAACATGGAGGCTACGGAGGAACAGGTTATGGAAGCAGCGAAGGCTGCCTGCTGTGACGGATTTATAAGCGCTTTGCCCCAGGGATATGAGACGATGCTGGGGGAAAACGGCTGCACACTTTCCGGAGGGGAACGGCAGCGGATCTCCATCGCCCGGGCGCTGTTGAAAAATGCGCCTATCGTACTTTTAGATGAAGCAACTGCCTCCCTTGATCCAGAGAATGAGGCACTGATCCAGCAGGCAATTTCCAGACTGATCGAAGGTAAAACGGTAATCGTCATCGCTCACCGTCTAAGGACCATATCAGGGGCGGATAAGATTATCGTGCTCAAGGAAGGCAGGCTGGCTGAAGAAGGCACTCATGAGGAACTGATGAACAACAAGGGGCTTTATGAAAGGCTGTATAGGATTCAGCAGGAAAGCCTGGGATGGAGTGTCTAA